From Scylla paramamosain isolate STU-SP2022 unplaced genomic scaffold, ASM3559412v1 Contig3, whole genome shotgun sequence, a single genomic window includes:
- the LOC135096244 gene encoding LOW QUALITY PROTEIN: angiotensin-converting enzyme-like (The sequence of the model RefSeq protein was modified relative to this genomic sequence to represent the inferred CDS: inserted 1 base in 1 codon): protein MLFVVAVAVVAVVVSCGEVDWGAEEEAVKLLNDYHKEAAQVLHNYIKVSWDYNTNITDYNNERQKEASSRTRRFNDKWSKRSRDFVDLELTSDTRRMMRKAFQMELNEEDGKNLSQILSNMSTIYSTAQVCLQGQQCMELDPELTNIMANSHNYSQLVEVWEGWRKNVSRKIKPYYLQYLELMNEKAKLNDFSDAGQMWRNEYETEGFQEAMEELYREIRPIYKLVHAYVRKRLREHYQIDPRGALPVCVLGDIWGRFWRNISPLVTPYPDLPXLDVTPHLQRLNHTPHSMFKMADEFFTSMGLKPLPNTFWTRSMLVKPEGRKVVCHPTAWDFYDGKDFRIKMCTQVTMDDLQVAHHELGHVQYFMQYAHLPLTYRDGANGGFHEAIGELVGAMMETPQHLNKVGLLPHPPAAPEMGVNHLMMAALQTVTTLPFHLVHDLWRWRVWRGEVEEDKYNEEFWKLMLEYAGVEPPVPRTDKDLDPPALFHVANNYDMIRYFTRTILQFQILEGLCRAAGHEGPLHTCDLHGSEEAGRVLASGLALGSSKPWPEVLKILTGSSNMSTRPLRQFFAPLEEWLRDKGLRDTGPRDTGPRDSGSRDNGQEGVGWGKDWRRLSDLIKLR from the exons gaggaggaggcggtgaaaTTACTTAACGATTACCACAAGGAGGCAGCTCAGGTCCTTCACAATTACATCAAGGTCAGCTGGGATTACAACACGAATATTACCGATTACAACAATGAGAGGcag aaagaAGCCTCCAGCAGAACCAGGCGGTTTAATGACAAGTGGAGTAAAAGGTCACGTGATTTTGTTGACCTCGAACTGACCAGTGACACGAGAAGGATGATGAGAaag gcTTTTCAAATGGAACTTAATGAAGAAGACGGGAAGAATTTATCGCAAATATTATCTAACATGTCTACAATATATTCTACTGCCCAAGTGTGTCTCcagggacag cAATGCATGGAACTGGATCCGGAGTTGACAAATATTATGGCTAACTCACATAATTACTCGCAGCTGGTGGAGGTCTGGGAAGGCTGGAGAAAAAATGTATCTAGAAag atcAAGCCGTACTACCTTCAGTATTTGGAGTTGATGAACGAGAAGGCAAAACTAAACGACTTCAGTGATGCTGGACAGATGTGGCGAAACGAg tacgaGACGGAGGGCTTTCAGGAGGCCATGGAGGAACTGTACCGGGAAATTAGGCCTATTTACAAATTGGTGCATGCCTATGTAAGGAAGAGACTGCGAGAACattaccag ATTGACCCACGCGGCGCCCTTCCTGTCTGTGTGCTGGGTGACATCtggggcag aTTCTGGAGGAACATCTCCCCCCTGGTGACCCCCTACCCTGACCTGC CCCTGGACGTGACCCCCCACCTCCAGCGCCTCAATCACACCCCACACTCCATGTTCAAGATGGCGGACGAGTTTTTCACGTCAATGGGACtcaag CCTCTCCCAAACACGTTCTGGACTCGTTCCATGCTGGTCAAGCCGGAAGGTCGAAAGGTTGTGTGTCATCCAACAGCATGGGACTTCTATGACGGAAAGGActtcag gatcAAGATGTGTACACAGGTAACGATGGATGACCTACAAGTGGCCCATCATGAACTGGGTCACGTGCAATATTTTATGCAGTATGCACACCTGCCGCTTAcgtacag ggaCGGAGCCAATGGGGGGTTCCACGAGGCAATTGGGGAGCTGGTGGGAGCGATGATGGAGACTCCCCAGCACCTCAACAAAGTAggcctcctcccccaccccccagcggccc cagaaatggGCGTGAACCACCTGATGATGGCGGCCCTGCAGACAGTgaccacccttcccttccaccttgtTCATGACCTGTGGCggtggagggtgtggaggggggaggtggaggaggacaaatACAATGAAGAATTTTGGAAGcttat GCTGGAATACGCAGGAGTGGAGCCGCCAGTTCCCAGGACAGACAAGGACCTAGATCCACCTGCGCTCTTCCACGTTGCAAATAACTATGATATGATTAGATATTTCACAAGAACTATCCTTCAGTTTCAG atcCTGGAGGGGCTGTGCAGGGCGGCAGGTCACGAGGGCCCATTACACACCTGTGACCTGCACGGCTCAGAGGAGGCTGGCAGGGTGCTGGC GTCCGGTTTGGCGTTAGGGAGTTCAAAACCCTGGCCAGAGGTGCTGAAAATCCTCACAGGGTCTTCTAACATGAGTACAAGGCCATTAAGACAGTTTTTCGCACCCCTTGAGGAATGGCTAAGGGATAAGGGGCTAAGGGATACTGGGCCAAGGGATACTGGGCCAAGGGATAGTGGGTCACGGGATAATGGGCAAGAAGGAGTTGGCTGGGGAAAAGACTGGAGGAGATTAAGCGATCTGATAAAATTACGGTAA